Proteins encoded within one genomic window of Bradyrhizobium sp. 186:
- a CDS encoding VWA domain-containing protein codes for MRENIHRFFRAARGAGVHVSPAESIDAMRAVAQVGLSDRAILRDTLLLTLAKSQDEKLALGDCFDLFFSQPEPRQEQPEANSNDTSQDADQSSSSGPASDAGGGSPPAELGPLAQMLLSQDRNSIAAAIASAAGAASLSDIRYSTQRGIFSSRILDAMGLQRLRDDLDELTATNPALAERLRAALDALREAVRDTVAQGLALYAREEAENLRNEILRNAPLARIERRQVAEMRALIRQIARRLRERYSKPRKRQRRGHLDVRRTLRRNAAWGGVPFLTAWKRKHRDRPKIVALCDVSGSVAQVSDFFLLLIHSLHEVVDDVHSFAFSSHLIEVSDILESKSPEEAMAEIMSKVGFGSSDYGSSLVDFEKDFMSTLTPQTTVIVLGDARSNNLDPRADILRRISERSKRLVWLNPEGRLAWGFGDSEMPRYATFCSIVRQCATAQQLERAVSDIVATYQ; via the coding sequence ATGCGCGAGAATATCCATCGTTTCTTTCGGGCGGCGCGCGGTGCCGGCGTCCATGTCTCGCCTGCTGAAAGTATTGATGCGATGCGCGCGGTCGCGCAGGTCGGCTTGTCCGACCGTGCCATCCTGCGCGACACGCTGCTTCTGACGCTCGCCAAGTCGCAGGATGAGAAGCTCGCGCTCGGCGACTGTTTTGATCTGTTCTTCAGCCAGCCGGAGCCGCGGCAAGAACAGCCTGAGGCCAACAGCAACGACACTTCGCAAGACGCGGATCAGTCTTCCTCATCCGGCCCCGCCAGCGATGCGGGCGGCGGTTCGCCTCCCGCAGAATTGGGCCCCCTCGCCCAGATGCTGCTGTCGCAAGATCGCAATTCGATCGCAGCCGCCATCGCCAGCGCCGCCGGCGCAGCCTCTCTGTCCGACATCCGCTACTCCACGCAGCGCGGCATCTTCTCCAGCCGCATCCTCGACGCCATGGGCCTCCAACGCCTGCGCGACGATCTCGACGAGCTGACCGCGACCAACCCGGCACTGGCCGAGCGGCTTCGGGCCGCGCTCGATGCCTTGCGCGAAGCCGTGCGCGACACCGTTGCGCAGGGGCTTGCGCTCTATGCCCGCGAGGAGGCCGAAAACCTCCGCAACGAGATCCTGCGCAACGCGCCGCTCGCGCGCATCGAACGGCGTCAGGTCGCGGAGATGCGCGCGCTCATCCGCCAGATCGCGCGGCGCCTGCGCGAGCGCTATTCGAAACCGCGCAAGCGTCAGCGCCGCGGCCATCTCGACGTCCGCCGCACACTGCGTCGCAACGCGGCCTGGGGCGGCGTCCCCTTCCTCACTGCGTGGAAGCGCAAGCACCGTGATCGGCCGAAGATCGTCGCGCTCTGCGACGTTTCCGGCTCGGTCGCGCAGGTCTCCGATTTCTTCCTGCTCCTGATACACTCGCTGCATGAAGTGGTCGACGACGTCCACTCTTTCGCCTTCTCCTCGCATCTGATCGAGGTCAGCGACATCCTGGAGTCGAAGTCGCCGGAAGAGGCGATGGCCGAGATCATGTCCAAGGTCGGCTTCGGCTCGTCCGACTATGGCTCGTCGCTGGTCGATTTCGAGAAAGATTTCATGAGCACGCTGACACCGCAGACCACGGTGATCGTGCTCGGCGATGCCCGCAGCAACAACCTCGACCCGCGCGCCGACATCCTGCGCCGCATCTCCGAACGCTCGAAACGGCTGGTCTGGCTCAATCCCGAGGGACGTCTCGCTTGGGGCTTTGGCGACTCGGAAATGCCGCGCTACGCGACCTTTTGCAGCATCGTGCGCCAATGCGCCACCGCCCAGCAGCTCGAGCGCGCGGTGTCCGATATCGTGGCGACTTATCAGTAA
- a CDS encoding MoxR family ATPase gives MAEQKPSTAIEAVESGLAAQGYIASRQIATAVHLSQQIEKPILVEGPAGVGKTELAKAIAAWRGMKMIRLQCYEGLDEAKALYEWKYAKQLLYTQILKDKLGEVLGGAQTLRAALEQLHDFGDVFFSKEFVEPRPLLQALEQPGGCVLLIDEIDKSDAEFESLLLEILSDFQVTIPELGTVSAITPPTVILTSNSERDLGDALKRRCLHLHIGFPEQRLEERIVESRVPSISQTLRRQMVGFIHEIRSLDLKKLPSVSETIDWARVLVLLQAAELDTEIVKDTLNVLLKYEADIEAAQPQITTFIAKAARSNVFG, from the coding sequence GTGGCTGAACAGAAGCCCTCGACTGCGATCGAGGCAGTGGAAAGCGGCCTCGCTGCGCAAGGCTACATCGCGAGCCGGCAGATCGCGACTGCAGTCCATCTATCGCAACAGATCGAGAAGCCGATCCTGGTCGAAGGCCCCGCGGGCGTCGGCAAGACCGAGCTTGCCAAAGCGATTGCCGCCTGGCGCGGCATGAAGATGATCCGCCTGCAATGCTACGAGGGCCTCGACGAAGCCAAGGCGCTCTACGAGTGGAAATACGCCAAGCAGCTTCTCTATACCCAGATCCTCAAGGACAAGCTCGGCGAAGTCCTTGGCGGCGCGCAGACACTGCGCGCCGCGCTCGAGCAGCTCCACGATTTCGGCGACGTGTTCTTCTCCAAGGAGTTCGTCGAGCCGAGGCCGCTGCTTCAGGCGCTCGAGCAGCCGGGCGGCTGCGTGCTCCTGATCGACGAGATCGACAAGTCGGATGCGGAATTTGAATCGCTGCTGCTGGAGATCCTGTCCGACTTCCAGGTCACGATCCCCGAGCTCGGCACCGTCTCCGCGATCACGCCGCCGACCGTGATCCTCACCTCCAACAGCGAACGCGATCTCGGCGACGCCCTGAAGCGGCGCTGCCTGCATCTGCATATCGGCTTCCCCGAGCAGCGGCTGGAGGAGCGCATCGTCGAGAGCCGCGTACCCAGCATCTCGCAGACGCTGCGACGGCAGATGGTCGGCTTCATCCACGAGATCCGCTCGCTCGACCTGAAGAAGCTGCCCTCGGTCAGCGAGACCATCGACTGGGCGCGCGTGCTCGTGCTGCTCCAGGCCGCCGAACTCGACACCGAGATCGTCAAGGACACGCTCAATGTGCTCCTGAAATACGAGGCCGACATCGAGGCGGCTCAGCCCCAAATCACGACCTTCATTGCCAAGGCAGCACGATCCAACGTCTTCGGTTGA
- a CDS encoding quinone oxidoreductase: MTHAIRFHKTGGPEVLVWEEVSVGKPGPGEARIRHTAVGLNFVDIYNRSGVYPVQLPSGLGSEGAGVVEEVGPGVTDLKSGDRVAYGASPLGAYSEARLIPADRLLKLPDGVDDKTAAAMMLKGLTTQYLIRQTYRVKAGDTILLHAAAGGVGLILSQWAKHLGATVIGTVSNDEKAKLAKAHGCDHVIIYTREDFVKRVDEITGGKKVPVVYDSVGKDTFLKSLDCLAPLGVAALFGASSGAVEPLNLGLLAQKGSLYVTRPTLFTYAAKRDSLVAMAGELFDVVRSGAVKIEVRQTYPLKDAAKAHADLAARKTTGSTVLLV; the protein is encoded by the coding sequence ATGACGCATGCCATTCGCTTTCACAAGACCGGCGGTCCTGAAGTTCTGGTCTGGGAGGAAGTCAGTGTCGGCAAGCCCGGACCGGGCGAGGCGCGTATCCGCCACACCGCCGTCGGTCTCAACTTCGTCGACATCTACAACCGCTCGGGTGTGTATCCGGTGCAATTGCCAAGCGGCCTCGGCAGCGAGGGGGCCGGCGTGGTCGAGGAGGTCGGGCCCGGCGTCACCGATCTAAAGTCCGGCGATCGTGTCGCCTATGGCGCCTCGCCGCTCGGCGCCTATTCCGAGGCGCGACTGATCCCCGCCGACCGGCTGCTGAAGCTGCCTGACGGTGTCGACGACAAGACCGCGGCTGCGATGATGTTGAAGGGACTGACGACGCAATATCTGATCCGGCAGACCTATCGGGTGAAGGCGGGCGACACTATCCTGCTCCATGCGGCCGCCGGCGGCGTCGGCCTGATCCTCAGCCAGTGGGCCAAGCATCTCGGCGCGACCGTGATCGGCACGGTCAGCAACGACGAGAAGGCGAAGCTGGCCAAGGCGCATGGCTGCGACCACGTCATCATCTATACCCGCGAAGACTTCGTGAAGCGGGTCGACGAGATCACCGGCGGCAAGAAGGTGCCGGTCGTTTATGACTCCGTCGGCAAGGATACGTTCCTGAAATCGCTGGACTGCCTCGCGCCGCTCGGCGTCGCCGCGCTGTTCGGCGCATCTTCCGGCGCCGTCGAGCCGCTCAATCTCGGCCTGCTCGCGCAGAAGGGCTCGCTCTACGTCACGCGGCCGACGCTGTTCACTTACGCCGCCAAGCGCGACAGCTTGGTCGCGATGGCCGGCGAGCTGTTTGACGTCGTCAGGTCCGGTGCGGTCAAGATCGAGGTGCGCCAGACCTATCCGCTGAAGGACGCCGCCAAGGCGCATGCCGATCTCGCCGCGCGCAAGACCACGGGATCAACTGTGCTCCTGGTGTAA
- a CDS encoding S24 family peptidase, with the protein MLDVAMIERGLEKTGKSKGGLAAAMGVRPGAVSEILGGERLVKASEIIPIMEYLELNLAPIMGRVGAGAVIEPDYEQVPPEGLGDIALPFPIMEETVAFEIVGDSMLPKYESGDVIVVYKDQRHPLSSFYGEEAAVRLKTGERYLKTIERGKTPSVVNLTSFNAKPIVGVKLDWVGEICISMPKGQLERLRAKSARPRKKGK; encoded by the coding sequence ATGTTGGACGTTGCAATGATCGAGCGGGGCCTGGAGAAGACGGGCAAGAGCAAGGGCGGCCTGGCCGCGGCCATGGGCGTGCGGCCGGGCGCGGTGTCGGAGATCCTCGGCGGCGAGCGCCTGGTGAAGGCGTCGGAAATTATTCCAATCATGGAATATCTCGAGCTCAATCTTGCGCCGATCATGGGCCGGGTCGGCGCCGGCGCGGTGATCGAGCCGGACTATGAACAGGTTCCTCCCGAGGGGCTTGGCGATATTGCGCTGCCCTTCCCGATCATGGAAGAGACCGTAGCCTTCGAGATCGTCGGCGATTCGATGCTGCCCAAATACGAGAGCGGCGACGTGATCGTGGTCTACAAGGACCAGCGCCACCCGCTGTCGAGCTTTTATGGCGAGGAGGCCGCGGTCCGGCTCAAGACCGGCGAGCGCTACCTGAAGACCATCGAACGGGGGAAAACCCCCTCCGTCGTCAATCTCACCAGCTTCAACGCCAAGCCGATTGTCGGCGTGAAGCTGGACTGGGTCGGGGAGATATGCATCTCCATGCCCAAGGGCCAGCTCGAGCGGCTGCGCGCGAAGTCAGCGCGCCCCCGCAAGAAGGGCAAGTAG
- a CDS encoding GcrA family cell cycle regulator: MEPSYWPSEHSDALRDYFLKGMSYAEIGREINARFGTAYTRNAVVGRAKRLGLAAPTRVTSPSIVPSLHGESCLLSPRHAALPYLNLPPKSALKPAAPVRLHCVGVQPRLVPLVELGPVDCRYPYGGDRDGEEITFCGHPRQPGSSYCAPHLRLTRRPGSASARNAGRVVLKLVSAA, translated from the coding sequence ATGGAACCGAGCTATTGGCCGTCGGAGCACTCCGACGCGCTTCGCGACTATTTTCTCAAAGGGATGTCCTATGCGGAAATCGGAAGGGAGATTAACGCAAGATTTGGAACGGCTTACACACGCAATGCGGTAGTCGGCCGCGCCAAGCGGCTCGGACTTGCAGCGCCCACACGGGTGACAAGTCCGTCGATCGTGCCGTCCTTGCACGGCGAGTCCTGTCTGCTCTCGCCGCGCCATGCAGCGTTGCCGTATTTAAACCTGCCGCCGAAATCCGCGCTGAAGCCGGCGGCGCCGGTCAGGTTGCACTGTGTTGGCGTCCAACCGCGCCTGGTTCCTCTGGTCGAACTTGGACCGGTCGACTGCCGCTATCCCTATGGCGGCGACAGGGATGGGGAGGAGATCACCTTCTGCGGTCATCCGCGCCAGCCAGGCTCGAGCTATTGCGCGCCCCATCTCCGCCTGACGCGCCGACCCGGAAGCGCCTCCGCGCGCAACGCGGGTCGTGTCGTGCTGAAGCTCGTCTCCGCCGCCTGA
- a CDS encoding phasin — protein sequence MIEPKLEVPAELRDLAEKTIDQAEKAFGMFFDAATKSMTSVPGAGTDVSKQALAFTEQNMKAAFEHARKLVHATDLQEAMRIQSEFLRSQFTNAGDHMRQMTGNFMQPGKDKS from the coding sequence ATGATCGAACCGAAGCTCGAAGTTCCGGCCGAATTGCGCGACTTGGCCGAGAAGACGATCGACCAGGCTGAAAAGGCCTTCGGCATGTTTTTCGACGCCGCCACCAAATCGATGACGTCGGTTCCCGGAGCGGGCACGGACGTGTCGAAACAGGCGCTCGCTTTCACCGAGCAGAACATGAAGGCGGCGTTCGAGCACGCCCGCAAGCTCGTTCATGCCACCGACCTTCAGGAAGCCATGCGGATCCAGTCGGAATTCCTGCGCAGCCAGTTCACCAATGCCGGGGACCATATGCGCCAGATGACCGGCAACTTCATGCAGCCCGGCAAAGACAAGTCCTGA
- a CDS encoding alpha/beta fold hydrolase, whose translation MKRVFAILAFLCVLGVGQYFVVSKFAIRHETQTWFDASRQRPISVEVAVRRDYETKANLGLWKLPLAIISNGNTVKATEYSFLANVLAARGYLVASIQQDLPSDPPLMTQAGQQYVGRREVYIRCEANILFVLGELKKRHENADYDHVTLVGHSNGGDVSMYVAHQHPELVSKVITLDNLRVPFVLSDSMRILSFRSKDPHFVTDPGVLPSPEEAKARGIDIVHTGAQHSEMSDRGPDSVKQKIQETLDHFLRDSASSTLAPADTRSPMIMNPGDY comes from the coding sequence ATGAAGAGGGTGTTTGCAATTCTGGCTTTTCTCTGTGTCCTTGGGGTGGGCCAGTATTTCGTCGTCAGCAAGTTCGCGATCCGCCACGAGACGCAGACGTGGTTTGACGCCTCGCGCCAGCGGCCGATCTCGGTCGAGGTTGCGGTGCGGCGCGACTACGAGACCAAGGCCAATCTCGGCCTCTGGAAGCTTCCGCTCGCCATCATCAGCAACGGCAACACCGTCAAGGCCACCGAGTATTCGTTCCTCGCCAACGTGCTTGCCGCACGCGGCTATCTCGTTGCCAGCATCCAGCAGGACTTGCCGAGCGATCCGCCGCTGATGACCCAGGCCGGTCAGCAATATGTCGGCCGGCGCGAGGTCTATATCCGCTGCGAGGCCAACATCCTGTTCGTGCTGGGAGAACTGAAGAAGCGGCACGAGAACGCCGATTACGACCACGTCACCCTCGTCGGTCATTCCAACGGCGGCGACGTCTCCATGTATGTCGCCCATCAGCATCCCGAACTGGTCTCGAAAGTGATCACGCTCGACAATCTGCGGGTGCCTTTCGTGCTCAGCGACAGCATGAGGATCCTCTCGTTCCGCTCGAAGGATCCGCATTTCGTCACCGATCCCGGGGTGCTGCCGTCGCCGGAAGAAGCCAAGGCGCGCGGCATCGACATCGTCCATACCGGCGCGCAGCATTCGGAGATGAGCGATCGCGGTCCCGACTCGGTCAAGCAGAAGATCCAAGAGACGCTCGACCACTTCCTGCGCGACAGCGCCAGCAGCACGCTCGCGCCAGCCGATACGAGAAGCCCGATGATCATGAACCCCGGGGACTACTGA
- a CDS encoding POTRA domain-containing protein, whose protein sequence is MRLTNLYRLERNSPSNYAERPAQGLAGWYLVAAFALLVPTFAGIPQALAQQANQPGFDPRQAEKYFENQSEQESLNRPPVKLPAVGQPNTAGDTKPQFVLRGVNVSGAHAVSRDRIAAAYQTYLGKNVSQADLAAIAGAISELYRAEGFHLSRAIVPPQDIADGRVQIRVVEGAIVQAELKGDGAEQFGVRPMLGPVLAEHPSRLATLERQLFLINGRPGVRITDTALEEIGGPTGRFRLTVYVKTWHIFTSFGLDNLGSSSVGPWQTYATGAFNSYLAPGDTLAVNLSTIANDPRELGFTRLSYDAPVGVDGVRLGASVLYSAVRPGDARRLDSDITTTEAFEVRASTVPFMSQWSALTFTLAATASNVSEHDLFGPWYNDHIRTASLTADYRLQDRFGGTNFATLTFRQGLDIFGASHFDDDLLSRDGASSNFSVLNFWFTRYQTLSDALSIKISAVSQTASRPLFTSQQFYLGGAAFGRGYGAAEISGDNGLAGSLELRFDQKLNFRYWSGYQLYAFSDAGAVWNDGYRLSDGLSLTSAGAGARFFLWDDIQADFGVAVPLSYRAPDNERRSPRFLFTLSSAFRLCPERGKTGCL, encoded by the coding sequence ATGCGGCTAACGAACCTTTACCGGCTCGAGCGGAATTCTCCGTCGAACTACGCAGAACGGCCTGCGCAAGGCTTGGCCGGATGGTATTTAGTTGCCGCCTTCGCGCTGCTGGTGCCGACTTTTGCGGGAATTCCGCAGGCACTCGCGCAGCAGGCGAACCAGCCGGGGTTCGATCCGCGTCAGGCCGAAAAATATTTTGAGAACCAATCCGAGCAAGAATCGCTGAACCGGCCTCCGGTCAAGCTCCCCGCGGTCGGCCAACCCAACACCGCCGGTGACACCAAGCCGCAATTCGTGCTGCGCGGCGTCAACGTCAGCGGCGCCCACGCCGTGTCCCGCGATCGCATCGCCGCGGCCTATCAGACCTATCTCGGCAAGAACGTCTCGCAGGCCGACCTCGCCGCGATCGCCGGCGCGATCAGCGAGCTCTACCGCGCCGAGGGATTCCATCTGAGCCGGGCGATCGTGCCGCCGCAAGACATCGCCGACGGCCGCGTGCAGATCCGTGTGGTCGAAGGCGCCATCGTGCAGGCCGAGCTGAAAGGCGACGGTGCCGAGCAGTTCGGCGTCCGGCCGATGCTCGGGCCTGTTCTGGCCGAGCACCCGTCGCGCCTGGCAACGCTCGAACGCCAATTGTTTCTGATCAACGGCAGGCCGGGCGTCCGGATCACCGATACCGCGCTGGAGGAGATCGGCGGCCCGACCGGCCGCTTCCGCCTCACCGTCTACGTGAAGACCTGGCACATCTTCACATCGTTCGGTCTGGACAATCTCGGCTCATCGTCGGTCGGCCCGTGGCAGACCTACGCGACCGGTGCGTTCAACTCCTACCTCGCTCCCGGCGACACGCTGGCGGTCAATCTGTCAACTATTGCCAACGATCCGCGCGAGCTCGGATTCACCCGGCTTTCTTATGACGCGCCTGTCGGCGTCGACGGCGTGCGTCTCGGTGCTTCCGTCCTTTACAGCGCGGTCCGGCCGGGCGACGCCCGGCGCCTCGACAGCGACATCACCACGACCGAGGCTTTCGAGGTGCGGGCAAGCACCGTGCCGTTCATGTCGCAATGGTCGGCGCTCACGTTCACGCTGGCCGCGACCGCCAGCAATGTGTCGGAACACGATCTGTTCGGCCCCTGGTACAACGACCACATCAGGACCGCGAGCCTGACCGCCGACTACCGGCTCCAGGATCGCTTCGGCGGCACCAATTTCGCGACACTGACCTTTCGTCAGGGCCTCGACATCTTCGGCGCCTCGCATTTCGACGACGATCTCCTGTCGCGCGACGGTGCCTCCTCCAACTTCTCCGTGTTGAACTTCTGGTTCACGCGCTACCAGACGCTCAGCGACGCCTTGTCGATCAAGATTTCCGCAGTGAGCCAGACCGCATCGCGGCCGCTGTTCACCTCGCAGCAATTCTATCTGGGCGGCGCAGCCTTCGGCCGGGGTTACGGCGCGGCCGAGATCAGCGGCGACAACGGTCTTGCCGGCTCGCTCGAGCTGCGCTTCGACCAGAAGCTCAATTTCCGCTACTGGAGCGGCTATCAACTCTACGCCTTCAGCGACGCCGGCGCGGTCTGGAACGACGGCTACCGTCTCAGCGATGGCCTGTCGCTGACATCGGCCGGAGCCGGCGCGCGGTTCTTCCTTTGGGACGATATCCAGGCCGATTTCGGCGTCGCCGTTCCCTTGAGCTATCGGGCGCCGGACAACGAGCGCCGCAGCCCGCGCTTCCTGTTTACGCTTTCGAGCGCCTTCCGGCTCTGCCCCGAGCGCGGCAAGACCGGCTGTCTCTAG
- a CDS encoding FecR family protein codes for MLGRVGLRRALMAALILGMASVASAAEDGVWSVSKSSGEVWVAANGAQQVSLTEEGTLKAGDTIRTGRNGRVLLVHGEETILISPNSVVGLPAEKKEGLSTTIIQQAGSILLEVEKRNVKHFEVETPYLAAVVKGTQFSVTVGAGSTKVGVLRGQVEVSDFKTGQIAQVMPGQAATAFEHGKPGLSLSGAGTFNPIEQGKPRASAIERIPVPKSGLSAPRNAANGHAIHALGAIDKGTKAAGAPAHSHQAAGIPQPKSGTVRISSSLGEVKLNFHKVTQGLAHGAVAPGRVRSAANAGTDTVWSDTKTSTTTTTANSSAVTAVTVSSSASAASASSASSSATTTVATTAGSTSDVSGGSSASGSSGTGATGNGSGGTGNNGNNGNGNNGNNGHHYGGYSGRGHR; via the coding sequence ATGTTGGGCAGAGTTGGACTGCGGCGCGCCTTGATGGCAGCGCTGATCCTGGGAATGGCTTCCGTTGCATCCGCTGCGGAGGATGGCGTCTGGTCGGTCAGCAAGTCCTCCGGCGAGGTCTGGGTTGCGGCCAACGGCGCGCAGCAGGTGTCGTTGACTGAGGAGGGGACGCTCAAGGCCGGCGACACCATCCGCACTGGACGCAACGGGCGGGTACTACTGGTCCACGGCGAGGAAACGATTTTGATCTCTCCCAACTCGGTGGTCGGTTTGCCGGCCGAGAAGAAGGAGGGGCTCTCGACCACCATCATTCAGCAGGCAGGTTCGATCCTGCTCGAGGTCGAGAAGCGCAACGTCAAGCATTTCGAGGTCGAGACGCCCTACCTCGCCGCCGTGGTCAAGGGAACGCAGTTCAGCGTCACGGTGGGCGCCGGCAGCACCAAGGTCGGCGTGCTCCGCGGCCAGGTCGAAGTCTCCGACTTCAAGACGGGGCAGATCGCACAAGTCATGCCGGGACAAGCGGCCACCGCTTTCGAGCATGGCAAGCCCGGTCTCAGCCTGAGCGGCGCCGGGACCTTCAATCCGATCGAGCAGGGCAAGCCGCGCGCCTCTGCGATCGAGCGGATTCCCGTGCCGAAATCGGGACTGTCGGCACCGCGCAATGCGGCGAACGGCCATGCGATACATGCGCTCGGCGCGATCGATAAGGGGACCAAGGCGGCGGGTGCGCCAGCGCATTCGCATCAGGCGGCCGGTATCCCGCAGCCGAAGTCTGGCACAGTGCGCATCTCGAGTTCGCTCGGCGAGGTCAAACTCAACTTCCACAAGGTCACGCAGGGTCTCGCCCATGGCGCCGTCGCGCCCGGGCGGGTGCGCAGTGCCGCCAATGCCGGCACCGACACGGTGTGGAGCGATACGAAGACGAGTACCACGACAACGACTGCCAACAGCTCCGCCGTGACAGCGGTCACCGTGAGCAGCAGCGCGTCCGCGGCGAGCGCCTCCTCAGCTTCATCAAGTGCGACAACGACCGTTGCGACCACCGCCGGGTCGACCAGCGACGTGTCGGGCGGAAGTTCGGCGAGCGGAAGCAGCGGGACTGGTGCGACCGGCAACGGAAGCGGCGGCACGGGCAATAATGGCAATAACGGGAACGGGAATAACGGCAACAACGGCCACCACTACGGTGGGTATTCGGGCAGGGGCCATCGCTAG